Proteins from a single region of Chlorocebus sabaeus isolate Y175 chromosome 7, mChlSab1.0.hap1, whole genome shotgun sequence:
- the ATOH1 gene encoding transcription factor ATOH1 — MSRLLHAEEWAQVKELGDHHRQPQPHHLPQPPPPPQPPATLQAREHPVYPPELSLLDSTDPRAWLAPTLQGICTARAAQYLLHSPELGASEAAAPRDEADGRGELVRRSSGGASSSKSPGPVKVREQLCKLKGGVVVDDLGCSRQRAPSSKQVNGVQKQRRLAANARERRRMHGLNHAFDQLRNVIPSFNNDKKLSKYETLQMAQIYINALSELLQTPSGGEQPPPPPVSCKSDHHHLRTAASYEGGAGNATAAGAQQSSGGSQRPTPPGNCRTRFSAPASAGGYSVQLDALHFSTFEDSALTAMMAQKNLSPSLPGSILQPVQEENSKTSPRSHRSDGEFSPHSHYSDSDEAS; from the coding sequence ATGTCCCGCCTGCTGCATGCAGAAGAGTGGGCTCAAGTGAAGGAGTTGGGAGACCACCATCGTCAGCCCCAGCCGCATCATCTCCCGcaaccgccgccgccgccacagcCACCTGCAACTTTGCAGGCGAGAGAGCATCCCGTCTACCCGCCTGAGCTGTCCCTCCTGGACAGCACCGACCCACGCGCCTGGCTGGCTCCCACTTTGCAGGGCATCTGCACGGCACGCGCCGCCCAGTATTTGCTACATTCCCCGGAGCTGGGTGCCTCGGAGGCCGCGGCGCCCCGGGACGAGGCGGACGGCCGGGGGGAGCTGGTAAGGAGGAGCAGCGGCGGTGCCAGCAGCAGCAAGAGCCCCGGGCCGGTGAAAGTGCGGGAACAGCTGTGCAAGCTGAAAGGCGGGGTGGTGGTAGACGATCTGGGCTGCAGCCGCCAACGGGCCCCTTCCAGCAAACAGGTGAATGGGGTGCAGAAGCAGAGACGGCTAGCAGCCAACGCCAGGGAGCGGCGCAGGATGCATGGGCTGAACCACGCCTTCGACCAGCTGCGCAATGTTATCCCGTCGTTCAACAACGACAAGAAGCTGTCCAAATATGAGACCCTGCAGATGGCCCAAATCTACATCAATGCCTTGTCCGAGCTGCTACAAACGCCCAGCGGAGGGGAACAGCCACCGCCGCCTCCAGTCTCCTGCAAAAGCGACCACCACCACCTTCGCACCGCCGCCTCCTATGAAGGGGGCGCGGGCAACGCGACCGCTGCTGGGGCTCAGCAGTCTTCCGGAGGGAGTCAGCGGCCGACCCCGCCCGGGAATTGTCGAACTCGCTTCTCAGCCCCGGCCTCTGCGGGAGGGTACTCGGTGCAGCTGGACGCTCTGCACTTCTCGACTTTCGAGGACAGCGCCCTGACAGCGATGATGGCGCAAAAGAATTTGTCTCCTTCGCTCCCCGGGAGCATCTTGCAGCCAGTGCaggaagaaaacagcaaaacTTCCCCTCGGTCCCATAGAAGCGACGGGGAATTTTCCCCTCATTCCCATTACAGTGACTCGGATGAGGCAAGTTAG